In Pseudorasbora parva isolate DD20220531a chromosome 1, ASM2467924v1, whole genome shotgun sequence, the DNA window AATACTTACATCATGTGCACAGGAAAGTGCTCTAAATTTATTGGCATCAGCCTCTATCCGCTAGCACTGCTCTCCATCATCTGCAACATTTTTCTGTTTTTCCCTGATTTTCAAACCATTTATTCCAAGCAGGAGGCAGAAGGGCTTTACCGTCTTACAGATGAGATCAAATTCATGGGAGGCGTTGTTGGAGGAGGTATCTTGGTGAGGAAATTCTGTCTCATTGTATTGTTATCGAGTTTTCCCTTAAcatttctgttgttgttgtctgATCAGGTTCTAGGTTGTCTGATCAGCTATCTCTTCTTTAACAAAATTGTATGTTGATATGGCTACTGTTTTTCTCTTTTAGGTATTGATTCCTGCGATCCACATCCACAGCACTGGGAGACAAGGCTGTTGTTCGAACCGCTGTGGGGTGAGTTCTGCTGGGGTCACAGATTTGATTTCATAGGACTAAACTTGACTTTAATTGAATTAGTGCCAAAGCAGGATAGCAAGTGTGTCAgcttcacccaaaaaattaatatatatcattttaaagggatagttaatttgcaatttgactttgcgatttgatttcgccctgcaactcagtctggaaacccgtATATTCATTtctctgttacacttttgcgggaaccaatcaaaGACTGGGTTATCAACTTGGTgcgctattggtgggtttaacacgatgacagagaGAACCAATGGGCCGTTGCCCATTGATCACatctcttgtggtctgattggttgaagaacTATTCattgtgtacagagtcatttgaataatgctcgtttatcacactgtgaaaaatacagagcagactccccagaccaatgttcaatctgtAAAAAACTTGTCTAAGACTTTCATTGGGTAAAAAATTGGTAAAACATGCTAAGTATCTTTTGTGTTTCTCAAAAAgcaaagtcatacaggtttataACGACATAAAGAGTGAATACATGAAAAATTCTCTTTTTTATCCAAaatttttaattctgtcatctactcaccctcatgttgttccaaacctgtatgattttctttcttctgttgaacacaaaatatattttaaagaatgttggtagcCAGACAGTTACGGTATCCATATAccttatataatatatttttctacTATAGAAGGCAAAGGCTATTTTGTGTTCAAccgaagaaaaaaacacataaagcttggaacaacacaagagtaaatgatgacaaatctTTGGACTGAACTATGCCTTTACGTGATTATGATCAAATATGCTTacatttttaacttaaaattgAACTGACCTACGTTGGTTTTGCTCTCTTTGTCCATTATAGATGTTTCTGTCCATTATCTTTGCTGCCATTGGGGTGGTTGGTGCCCTGTACAGTGGCGTCGTAGCTGTGTTAGCGTTGATTAATGGACCCGTTTGCATGGATGTGGATGGACAATGGAGCAGACCATTCAAGAACAGGTGTGAAAATGAATGGTCCATCCCATTTTCAGAACTCAAAACATCATCTCGTTTAAAAAGAACATTTATAGAAAACAATTCTGatagaggaagaaaaaaaagataaaatagtGGACTaaaatagtgggaaaaaatgtataatgttaaCATAATGTACATCAAAATAGTTTGTGGAGCTTTACTGCTTTTATGTCTTTTTGTTGTTCtttttattattgatattatttattgatttcaTTTTACAGCACTGAAAACTACTTGGGAAACACTGACATTTGGGAAAATTGCAAAGAGCCAGAAAATGTTGTGGAGTTTAACATTGGCCTGTTTGCCACCCTGCTGGTGGCTGCTTGTTTAGAACTGCTGCTCTGTGGATTTCAGGTGATCAACGGCCTCTTTGGCTGCATCTGTGGCACATGCAATCACAAAGAGGTATGTACTCTATACAAAAATGACTTCGGTCaatctattatttatttactaaatTCTTTACTGATGATCTTAATATCTAATATTGATAGTTTAGCATGGTGCCTTATAGATTGATCTGATAGTGTGCTTTATTCCTTTAGGTggcataaaaaaacaacataccAGGTAAAACAGGATCCAGATTTATTACCCTGAGATACAAATGTGGAACAAAGGACCTGTAAAACTTACTCCAGTGGTTAATATTATATCTTCTCTATTGAAACATTGTTTGCATTTGttgtataaatgtaaatatgttgtatgtgttttcttattttatgttgtaaaatatttagattttaaaatcttttaaatGATAGTCAAGTGGAGGAAGGATTGGGTGGTTCTTATAAACATTCATGTCTGGCAGAacgttttaatttaaatgtatgcagatatttaacacattttattcTAAATAAAGCGTTTACTGAGTTTTGGTCTTTGTTCTGGTAATCTATGTGACCTATACTGAGGAGTTGTTTAACactgtttattttaaataaaactttttttttaaaaaaaaggttttgctCATTTATTGCATTTCCCCTTTTTTTCTGATACTGTGTAACTTATTGCTTAATTCAATGTGGTATTTGGATGAGGTGTGTTTTTCTTAGTAGCTTTATGTAGCATAAGAGGGTATATACAGAAATGACAAGCACTCGCCGCACACGCATTTCCTGAAGTGAAAGGGTGGAGATTGCAACATAAGAACTCTTGGTTCATCAGCATCAGTACCAACAGAGGAAACTCGTGAGTGTAAAAACGGTGAGTGAAACAACATCCACATAATCGTTTCcacgtttttattttcaaataagaaATCAGCTTAAAAAGACAGCTTTTAAAGTTTTGTGCAATGCCTGTTTTATGGAACCATTTATTCACATCAAATGTGTTCAATACAATGCCTGTGTCTAAAGGAGATATctgaaatattgtaaatataaattgtaaaatgtaaagactttataaaattaaagtcTTGACTTCTCTGCCACAAAGTTTGTAAATGCATAAATGCCCTTTTGGGCAGTCCAGACTTTtaataacgtgtgtgtgtgtgtgtgtgtgtgtgtgtagcaagACATgttagtttaaatgttttaattcagTGTGCAAGTAGatataaatatgtttaaataaaccaaGCCAAATAGCAACTGAATTTGGCAGCTTTGATATTTTGTTAACCCATCTCCGGTTCCACGGTAAAAACAAGGGATGTACATTAAAACAGCATTGTTTCAAGTTTTTTTATTCTTTACCTAACGTGACCCTTTGCTACATTCTGACACAATTTGAGATGCACATTGTACCCTTTATGAGATTGTTCATGTCATTTGACCTTTAATACTACAATGGTTTCTAGATGCTTTGAGTGGGAGGAAAGTTTTACTCTCAGACCCCTTTTGTACACTGATGCAAGCTACTAAAACGCTTGCAACAGTTTAAAGAACTGCAAATGTATGTTTGAGATTAAAAGCAAAGGCGGACAGTAGTGAAGTCcttattacatttttcaaatgtcTTTATCGGAGTTCTTCCAAAGCATGATGTACTTTTTACTGCCCTCATTtcatatttaaatttttatgtTCATTCAAAATCTAGTACTGTTTTACTTGAGCacaagtaagaaagtactactttttaatgtaaaataaatgtaatgtcattaaatgtaaaataaataaatacaaacttttATTCATTAGTGCAGTAAAAACTACAATATCATGTTTTGAATGTAGTAGCCtgaaagtaaaagttttccaaataaaaacaataaaatagtaCTGATATCTTACTTGAAAAATGTACCTGCGTTACCTATGTAATAGTTGCAACATTTCAGTACAAAACCCTTTGTTTCTCTGTCATTACAGGCTAGTCAAGGAGGTGAATCCTAAGATCAGCAATGTCAAATCATCATACAAGTCTGAATTCATCACAAGACCAGCAGAATGTGTTTTTTGTTAGTGTGTATTCAGTAGTATTCATATTTGGACTGATCCTCAACCTCACCGCACTTGTCATTTTTTTACGCAACTGTAAATCGCGATCTCACACCACCGTGTACATGATTCATCTGGCCTTTGTTGATATTCTTCTGGTTTGTACACTTCCAGTGCGGATCTATTACCACTGGGGTTTGAAGGTTCTGAACCAGCAATTATGTGATTTTACCGGTCTCATAATGCTAAGTAACATGTATGGCAGCATCTTCCTCCTCACGAGCATTAGCTTTGACCGTTGCATAGCAGTCTGCTTCCCGTTGTCTTCTCGCATCCGTGAGGGCCGCAAGAAAGcatggtgtgtgtgtctgggaATCTGGATCCTTACTGTTGGAACAAGCTTACCGATCTATTTCAGAAATATACCTGATTCCAACAACACCAACACCAACAACAACACATGTTTTGGAAAATTTCCTAGATATGCCACTCAAACAGCTCCTCTCATTTCTACGCTAATTGTTGGATTTGGGATCCCACTAACCGTTATGATTCTCAGCTCATGGGGGCTCGTCCGGGCTATAAGCAAAAGCACGGCTGTCCAGACCAGTGACCTTATAGACAGTGGAAGAATTAAAAGGATGATAATAACTAACTTGGCGatctttctgttctgttttctgccGTATCACGTTATGCTTGTGCTACTTTATGCTTATAAGCATTCCCAGCCCAGGTTGTCCTCACTGTTAACGGCCTACCGGTACAGCCTCATGGTAGCTTGTATGAATGCAATGCTGGACC includes these proteins:
- the LOC137084846 gene encoding transmembrane 4 L6 family member 5-like isoform X1 codes for the protein MGRDVSVLVKGTSEGTVLVAGDLFERCHDEDTWKDLSENPQIQETNRQKQEAEGLYRLTDEIKFMGGVVGGGILVLIPAIHIHSTGRQGCCSNRCGMFLSIIFAAIGVVGALYSGVVAVLALINGPVCMDVDGQWSRPFKNSTENYLGNTDIWENCKEPENVVEFNIGLFATLLVAACLELLLCGFQVINGLFGCICGTCNHKEVA
- the si:dkey-3k24.8 gene encoding lysophosphatidic acid receptor 6; amino-acid sequence: MSNHHTSLNSSQDQQNVFFVSVYSVVFIFGLILNLTALVIFLRNCKSRSHTTVYMIHLAFVDILLVCTLPVRIYYHWGLKVLNQQLCDFTGLIMLSNMYGSIFLLTSISFDRCIAVCFPLSSRIREGRKKAWCVCLGIWILTVGTSLPIYFRNIPDSNNTNTNNNTCFGKFPRYATQTAPLISTLIVGFGIPLTVMILSSWGLVRAISKSTAVQTSDLIDSGRIKRMIITNLAIFLFCFLPYHVMLVLLYAYKHSQPRLSSLLTAYRYSLMVACMNAMLDPLAYYFTTETFQRKMDVGAVRKIWQMNSHSSDGNNRSRAPLTT